Proteins encoded together in one Riemerella anatipestifer window:
- the dapB gene encoding 4-hydroxy-tetrahydrodipicolinate reductase translates to MKIALVGYGKMGKIIDQIATQRGHQVVARLNESPTLENLNQPDVVIEFSNPEVAFENIKTCLELNIPVVCGTTGWLERKPEIEKIAEANKTAFLYGSNFSLGVNLFFELNERLAQLMNNFGEYGCQLEEIHHTHKKDAPSGTAITLAEGIIKHTDFDSWKLDETKDKALGITAIREDEVPGTHSVFYRSEVDEIEIKHTAFNRNGFALGAVIASEWIIGKQGNFSMKDVLFQ, encoded by the coding sequence ATGAAAATTGCACTAGTAGGATATGGTAAAATGGGGAAAATTATAGACCAAATAGCTACCCAAAGAGGACATCAAGTAGTCGCTAGGCTTAACGAATCTCCTACCCTAGAAAATCTTAATCAGCCCGATGTGGTAATAGAATTTTCTAATCCAGAAGTCGCTTTCGAAAATATCAAAACTTGTCTTGAACTTAATATCCCTGTGGTTTGTGGTACAACAGGGTGGTTAGAAAGAAAGCCTGAAATAGAAAAAATAGCAGAAGCCAACAAAACTGCATTTTTATATGGGTCTAACTTTAGTCTTGGAGTGAATTTATTTTTTGAACTAAATGAAAGACTTGCTCAGCTAATGAATAACTTTGGAGAATATGGTTGTCAGTTAGAGGAAATTCATCACACCCACAAAAAAGATGCTCCTAGTGGCACGGCAATTACCTTAGCAGAAGGTATTATAAAACATACTGATTTTGACAGCTGGAAACTAGACGAAACTAAAGATAAAGCCTTAGGCATTACAGCCATAAGAGAAGACGAAGTACCTGGCACTCACAGTGTTTTCTATCGTTCTGAAGTTGATGAAATTGAAATCAAACATACTGCTTTTAACCGAAATGGATTTGCACTAGGAGCCGTAATTGCTTCCGAGTGGATTATAGGCAAACAAGGAAACTTCAGTATGAAAGATGTTTTGTTTCAATAA
- a CDS encoding DEAD/DEAH box helicase encodes MNLFSESNLSPEILKAVGEMGFETPTEIQKQSIPFILSDVRDLIALAQTGTGKTAAFSLPILDMIDDTSRKIQLLVLCPTRELCLQIAKDIKNYSKYQPNIKSVAVYGGSSITDQIRSLRDKPQIIVGTPGRVIDLINRKALDFSSIHWLVLDEADEMLSMGFKDDLETILSETPETKQTLLFSATMNKEVERISKSYLTNPHRISVGSINAVKKNISHEYYVVNYRQKKEALKRLIDANPNQYSIIFCRTRMEAKEVADYLMQNGYAADALHGDLSQAQRDTVMLKFRLKNIDILVATDVAARGLDVDSLTHVIHYSLPDDPEVFVHRSGRTGRAGKDGISMALIKPEETRKLKHIKVQTQIELKEKPIPKGEEIIKAQVAGVFEHLFTEHETYFDFDDSLIPDLSQFSKEELVHQLLQFQLRDLALYYKNRNDLSDQKLKKEGDIKESRREGRRDKGERSRDRGGRKGKKSNSDMVRFFFNLGKRDQLKKVDMLDIINKSTKKSKKRADIGDIEILDKFTFFEVEKSFKNEILNNISSMKFKGKEMRAEVAN; translated from the coding sequence ATGAATTTATTTAGCGAGTCCAATTTAAGTCCTGAAATTCTTAAGGCAGTTGGCGAAATGGGGTTTGAAACTCCTACGGAGATCCAAAAACAAAGTATTCCTTTTATTTTATCAGATGTTAGAGATCTGATAGCACTAGCGCAAACAGGAACAGGGAAGACAGCAGCGTTTTCATTACCTATCTTAGATATGATAGATGACACTAGTAGAAAAATCCAACTTTTGGTACTTTGTCCTACTAGAGAGCTTTGCTTACAAATAGCAAAAGACATAAAAAATTACTCCAAATATCAACCTAATATTAAATCTGTAGCGGTTTACGGTGGTAGTAGTATTACAGACCAAATTCGTAGCCTTAGAGATAAGCCTCAGATTATTGTAGGAACACCAGGTAGAGTGATAGATCTAATTAACAGAAAGGCATTAGATTTTTCAAGTATCCATTGGTTGGTATTAGATGAAGCTGATGAGATGCTTTCTATGGGCTTTAAAGACGATTTAGAAACCATTCTAAGCGAAACACCTGAAACTAAACAAACTTTACTCTTTTCAGCTACGATGAATAAAGAGGTTGAAAGGATTTCTAAAAGTTATCTTACTAATCCTCACCGTATTTCTGTAGGTTCTATCAATGCTGTTAAGAAGAATATTAGCCACGAATATTATGTGGTAAATTATAGACAGAAGAAAGAAGCTCTTAAGCGCCTTATAGATGCTAATCCTAATCAATATTCCATTATTTTCTGTCGTACCAGAATGGAAGCTAAAGAGGTAGCTGACTATCTAATGCAGAATGGTTATGCCGCTGATGCTTTACATGGAGATTTATCTCAAGCACAAAGAGATACAGTGATGCTTAAGTTTAGGCTTAAAAATATAGACATTTTGGTAGCTACTGATGTAGCGGCTAGAGGGCTAGATGTGGACTCACTTACCCATGTGATTCACTACTCTTTACCTGATGACCCTGAAGTTTTTGTTCATAGAAGTGGTAGAACAGGACGTGCAGGAAAAGATGGTATTTCTATGGCTCTTATAAAGCCTGAAGAAACAAGAAAGCTGAAACACATCAAAGTTCAAACACAAATAGAACTTAAAGAAAAACCAATCCCTAAAGGAGAAGAAATCATTAAAGCTCAAGTAGCAGGAGTATTTGAGCATTTGTTTACAGAACATGAAACTTATTTTGATTTTGATGATAGTCTTATTCCTGATTTATCGCAGTTTTCAAAAGAGGAATTGGTGCATCAGTTATTACAGTTTCAGTTGAGAGATTTGGCGTTATACTATAAAAATAGGAACGACTTATCAGACCAAAAATTAAAAAAAGAAGGTGATATCAAGGAAAGCCGTAGAGAGGGTAGAAGAGATAAGGGAGAAAGAAGTAGAGATAGAGGAGGAAGAAAAGGTAAAAAATCCAATTCTGACATGGTAAGATTTTTCTTTAATTTAGGAAAAAGAGACCAATTAAAGAAAGTAGATATGTTGGATATTATTAACAAATCAACTAAAAAATCTAAAAAAAGAGCCGATATTGGGGATATTGAAATTTTGGATAAGTTCACATTCTTTGAAGTAGAGAAATCATTTAAAAATGAAATCCTTAACAATATTTCTTCTATGAAATTTAAAGGTAAAGAAATGAGAGCCGAAGTAGCTAACTAA
- a CDS encoding DUF5683 domain-containing protein: protein MSKVFSFLALLFVSLGLAQNTNVDTLGISKTETEVVKANANKPILKTYNPTLAGLYSAVLPGLGQYYNKKYWKIPIVWGAVGTSVGIAIWNQNNYERYRKAFVAELNNQPHEFSGISGIDATVLGNTQDRMKRQRDYAIAISAGIYILNIIDAVVDAHLHEQRNDPDLAIAPTLLSDQWGLQNGKLGFSLNYRF from the coding sequence ATGTCTAAGGTTTTTAGTTTTTTAGCTTTATTGTTCGTTTCGCTAGGGTTAGCTCAGAACACTAATGTAGATACTCTTGGTATTTCCAAAACAGAGACTGAAGTAGTAAAAGCTAATGCTAATAAGCCTATTCTAAAAACTTACAACCCTACACTTGCAGGGCTTTATTCTGCGGTATTACCGGGTTTAGGACAGTATTACAACAAAAAATATTGGAAAATCCCTATTGTATGGGGTGCAGTAGGTACTAGCGTGGGCATTGCTATTTGGAATCAAAACAATTACGAACGCTATCGAAAAGCCTTTGTAGCAGAGCTTAACAATCAGCCACATGAATTCTCTGGTATTAGTGGTATAGATGCTACCGTTCTTGGGAATACACAAGACCGTATGAAACGCCAAAGAGATTATGCCATTGCTATTTCGGCAGGAATTTACATACTCAATATTATTGATGCCGTTGTGGACGCTCATTTACACGAACAAAGAAACGACCCAGATTTAGCCATTGCTCCTACTCTACTTAGTGACCAATGGGGCTTACAAAACGGAAAATTAGGGTTTTCACTCAATTATAGATTTTAA
- the lepB gene encoding signal peptidase I yields MDYILKYTVFVLILSVLMGVSTWKLFKKMGYNPIFAFIPFYNYFIVLKETEQPKWWVVLSYFPIVGPIMMSVFHLHLMKKFGKTDIVSQLLTVVLPFIYMATVNYNPKTEIEEKDTFYLSGEEKEEKKESFLGSITFAAVFATVIHTFITQPFGIPTGSMERTLLVGDFLFVNKLNYGYRMPMRPLAIPFLQGTIMDTGEPKNPKDDPKSYVEAVKLPYFRLPGWEKVERRDIVVFNYPQDSVHTAIDRKDAYVKRCVAVGGDVLEVRKGRLFINGKPEVILGDQENQVSYLVYTSQQIDVNQLWNRLGYLPLQEGATADGYVYHFQGLTDKLLADIKQLPEFVKAEEILSEKGEKTISYLNPQQTKIDTTNTIFPINRNWNQDWYGPIRIPKKGDVVKINQETLPEYQWIISKYEHNKLENKNGKIYINGKEANEYTIKQDYYFMMGDNRDASLDARFFGFVPEEYIVGKPMFTWMSLQGVFDEGPKKIRWDRMFKATNTGEAHKTSYWWIATIILGLFFGWEYISKLFKKKKDN; encoded by the coding sequence ATGGATTATATATTAAAATATACCGTTTTTGTACTCATTCTTTCTGTACTAATGGGTGTTTCCACATGGAAACTATTTAAGAAAATGGGATACAATCCTATTTTTGCTTTTATACCATTTTATAACTATTTTATAGTTTTAAAAGAAACCGAACAGCCGAAATGGTGGGTAGTATTATCCTATTTCCCTATTGTAGGTCCTATTATGATGTCTGTTTTTCACTTACATCTTATGAAGAAATTTGGGAAAACAGATATTGTAAGTCAACTTCTTACGGTAGTATTACCGTTTATCTATATGGCAACGGTTAACTACAACCCTAAAACTGAAATTGAAGAAAAAGACACCTTCTATCTAAGTGGAGAAGAAAAGGAAGAGAAAAAAGAATCTTTCTTAGGGTCTATTACCTTTGCGGCGGTGTTTGCTACGGTTATACATACTTTTATTACTCAGCCGTTTGGTATTCCTACAGGGTCTATGGAGCGTACTCTGTTGGTGGGAGATTTCTTGTTTGTTAATAAACTCAACTACGGCTATAGAATGCCAATGAGACCTTTAGCTATCCCATTTTTGCAAGGAACAATAATGGATACAGGAGAGCCTAAAAATCCAAAAGACGACCCTAAATCTTATGTAGAAGCCGTTAAGCTACCTTATTTTAGACTACCTGGTTGGGAGAAAGTGGAGCGTAGAGATATTGTAGTATTTAACTATCCGCAAGATTCTGTACATACAGCTATAGATAGAAAAGATGCTTATGTAAAAAGGTGTGTGGCTGTAGGCGGTGATGTCTTAGAAGTTAGAAAAGGAAGGCTTTTCATCAATGGTAAGCCAGAGGTTATTCTGGGCGACCAAGAGAACCAAGTTTCTTATCTTGTATATACTTCTCAGCAGATAGATGTTAATCAACTTTGGAATAGGTTGGGATATTTACCTTTACAAGAAGGAGCTACTGCTGATGGTTATGTTTACCATTTCCAAGGGCTTACAGATAAGTTGTTAGCAGATATTAAGCAACTCCCTGAATTTGTAAAAGCGGAAGAAATACTTTCTGAAAAAGGTGAAAAAACAATTTCTTACCTTAATCCTCAACAGACTAAAATTGATACGACTAATACCATTTTCCCAATCAATAGAAATTGGAATCAGGATTGGTACGGACCTATCAGAATTCCTAAAAAAGGAGATGTGGTAAAAATCAATCAAGAAACACTTCCTGAATACCAATGGATTATTTCTAAATATGAACACAATAAACTAGAAAACAAAAATGGAAAAATCTACATCAATGGTAAAGAAGCTAATGAATACACCATCAAACAAGATTATTACTTTATGATGGGAGATAACCGTGATGCTTCGTTAGACGCAAGATTTTTCGGATTTGTGCCAGAAGAATACATCGTAGGAAAACCAATGTTTACTTGGATGAGTCTGCAAGGTGTCTTTGATGAAGGACCTAAAAAAATAAGATGGGACAGAATGTTTAAAGCTACTAATACAGGAGAAGCTCACAAAACTTCTTATTGGTGGATAGCCACTATCATTCTTGGATTATTTTTCGGTTGGGAGTATATTTCTAAATTATTCAAAAAGAAAAAAGACAACTAG
- a CDS encoding YceI family protein, translating into MKKIALLFVMAGGLLTAQTKNLKVDNSNINWWGYKVVKSDASSHNGTLGLKNGSVVLKNNQLAGGTFVLDMTSINATDLTGEYQTKLNNHLKNGDFFEVEKYPTANFKITSLKKTGKADYNYLVTGALTVKGKTNAVTFPAKIGVTNGVVTLTSDKFSIDRQKWGIAYQSTMKDMVIKDNMDLQVSFTAK; encoded by the coding sequence ATGAAAAAAATAGCATTATTATTCGTTATGGCAGGTGGGCTATTAACAGCTCAAACCAAAAATCTAAAAGTAGACAATTCCAACATTAACTGGTGGGGTTATAAGGTAGTAAAATCAGACGCTTCATCTCATAATGGGACATTAGGTTTAAAAAATGGCTCTGTAGTCTTAAAAAATAACCAGTTAGCTGGAGGTACTTTCGTATTGGATATGACAAGTATCAATGCCACAGACCTCACAGGAGAATATCAAACAAAACTCAATAATCATCTAAAAAATGGAGATTTTTTTGAAGTAGAGAAATATCCTACAGCTAATTTTAAAATTACCTCTCTTAAAAAGACTGGAAAAGCAGACTATAATTACCTAGTTACAGGAGCACTTACTGTAAAAGGAAAGACTAATGCTGTAACTTTCCCTGCGAAAATAGGTGTAACTAATGGCGTAGTAACCCTAACTTCAGATAAATTTTCTATCGATAGACAAAAATGGGGAATTGCTTACCAATCTACTATGAAAGACATGGTTATTAAAGACAATATGGACTTACAAGTAAGTTTTACAGCTAAATAA
- a CDS encoding ParB/RepB/Spo0J family partition protein — MKDKKRAMGRGLGAILNAEKKAAINTATDEGAKQIMGSIVEINIEDIYPNPNQPRTYFDEDALNQLAQSIKNLGVIQPITLRKDGAKFEIISGERRYRASQIAGLKTIPAYIRLVNDQELLEMALVENIQREDLDAIEIALTYQRLLEEIGMTQENLSQRIGKERSTITNYIRLLRLSPEVQGAIRTGTISAGHGRAIISLQDEKLQQELFDKIIKEQLNVRQAEAVASGLKNPKEKKNKVERELPNHLKRTQKSLSDLLDIKVDIKASANGKKGKIVFDFNNEEELERILNAFEK; from the coding sequence ATGAAAGATAAAAAAAGAGCCATGGGGCGAGGTTTAGGAGCGATATTGAATGCTGAAAAAAAGGCAGCCATAAACACTGCTACAGACGAAGGTGCTAAGCAGATTATGGGAAGTATCGTTGAGATTAACATAGAGGATATTTACCCCAACCCTAACCAGCCTAGAACTTACTTTGACGAAGACGCTCTTAACCAATTAGCACAATCTATCAAAAACCTAGGGGTGATACAACCTATCACGCTTAGAAAAGATGGAGCTAAGTTTGAAATTATTTCAGGGGAACGAAGATACCGAGCTTCCCAAATAGCAGGATTAAAAACTATACCTGCATACATTCGTTTGGTAAACGACCAAGAGCTCCTAGAAATGGCTCTTGTGGAAAATATTCAACGAGAAGATTTAGATGCTATCGAAATTGCTTTAACTTACCAAAGATTGCTTGAAGAAATAGGTATGACACAGGAAAACCTAAGTCAGCGTATTGGTAAAGAAAGAAGTACGATTACTAATTATATCCGCCTTCTAAGATTAAGCCCAGAAGTACAAGGAGCAATTAGAACAGGAACAATTTCAGCGGGACACGGAAGAGCCATCATAAGCCTTCAAGACGAAAAGCTACAACAAGAGTTATTTGATAAAATTATCAAAGAACAACTTAATGTTCGCCAAGCAGAAGCCGTAGCATCTGGACTAAAAAATCCTAAAGAGAAAAAAAATAAAGTAGAAAGAGAGCTTCCTAACCATTTAAAAAGAACTCAAAAATCCCTTTCTGATTTACTAGACATAAAGGTAGATATTAAAGCCTCTGCCAACGGAAAGAAAGGAAAAATAGTTTTTGATTTCAATAATGAAGAAGAGCTAGAACGAATTTTAAATGCTTTTGAAAAATAA
- a CDS encoding WbqC family protein: protein MKLLPLFYLPPISWWSEFLLEEPIILEQHENFPKQTYRNRANIYGANGKLSLSIPIKHNGKRALKDLEISYDENWQSLHWKSIKIAYQTSPYFEFYESKLEKIFQSKETYLKDLNLKALDIIQDILKTDKTFQLSKSYEKEIEGEDYRDCFSAKQPTSYDVNEYYQTFSDKLGFLEDLSILDLICNIGPEATTYIRNVKLKN, encoded by the coding sequence ATGAAACTATTACCTTTGTTTTACCTCCCTCCTATTTCTTGGTGGTCAGAGTTTTTGTTGGAAGAACCTATAATTTTAGAACAACACGAAAACTTTCCGAAACAAACTTATAGAAATAGAGCTAATATTTATGGTGCTAATGGGAAACTATCCCTTAGCATTCCGATAAAGCATAATGGGAAAAGAGCCTTAAAAGATTTGGAAATTTCCTATGACGAAAATTGGCAGAGTTTGCATTGGAAATCTATAAAAATAGCTTACCAAACTTCGCCTTATTTTGAGTTTTATGAGTCTAAGCTGGAAAAAATATTTCAATCTAAAGAAACCTACTTAAAGGATCTTAATTTAAAGGCTTTAGATATAATTCAAGATATTTTAAAGACAGATAAAACCTTTCAACTTTCCAAAAGCTACGAGAAAGAAATTGAAGGAGAAGATTATAGAGACTGCTTTTCTGCCAAGCAACCTACGTCTTATGATGTAAACGAATATTATCAAACCTTTTCTGATAAGTTGGGCTTTTTAGAAGATTTATCTATTTTAGATTTAATCTGTAACATTGGTCCAGAAGCCACAACTTATATCAGAAATGTTAAACTAAAAAATTAA
- a CDS encoding ParA family protein — translation MGKIIGVANQKGGVGKTTTSVNLAAALGVLEKKVLIIDADPQANATSGLGIEEVQYSTYNLLEHSVTARECIVPTSSPNLDIIPSHIDLVAAEIELVDRDNREYMLKQALEEVKDDYDYIIIDCAPSLGLITVNALTSADSVIIPIQCEYYALEGLGKLLNTIKNVQNIHNPNLDIEGLLLTMYDGRLRLSNQVVEEVNTHFPDMVFETVINRNVRLSEAPSFGESILMYDAESKGAIQYIQLAEEVLLKNEEKVSN, via the coding sequence ATGGGTAAAATAATAGGTGTTGCTAATCAGAAAGGTGGTGTAGGGAAAACTACAACTTCCGTGAATTTGGCTGCGGCATTAGGCGTTTTGGAGAAAAAAGTTTTGATTATAGATGCAGACCCTCAGGCTAATGCCACTTCTGGGCTAGGCATAGAGGAAGTACAGTATTCTACTTACAATCTTTTGGAGCATAGCGTTACAGCTAGAGAATGTATCGTGCCTACGAGTTCTCCTAATTTAGACATTATTCCGTCTCACATAGATTTAGTTGCTGCCGAGATAGAGCTTGTAGATAGAGATAACAGGGAATATATGCTAAAACAAGCCTTAGAAGAAGTTAAGGACGATTATGACTACATCATTATAGATTGTGCTCCTAGCTTAGGACTTATCACAGTTAATGCACTTACTTCCGCAGACTCTGTTATTATTCCTATCCAGTGTGAATATTATGCACTAGAAGGTTTAGGTAAACTACTTAATACCATCAAAAACGTCCAAAATATACACAACCCTAATTTGGATATAGAAGGGCTTCTTCTAACAATGTATGATGGAAGGCTTAGGCTATCCAACCAAGTCGTAGAAGAGGTAAACACTCATTTCCCTGATATGGTTTTTGAAACCGTTATCAATCGTAATGTAAGGCTTAGCGAAGCTCCTAGTTTTGGAGAAAGTATCCTAATGTACGATGCCGAGAGTAAAGGTGCCATACAGTACATACAACTTGCTGAGGAAGTTTTACTTAAAAACGAAGAAAAAGTATCAAACTAA
- a CDS encoding RNA polymerase sigma factor — protein sequence MISKETFDLLKQNNRLAQKQVYDAFSGKMLAIAKSYTNNLSDAEDALLKAFYTVFTKIDTCKGAEFFIFWLRRIVINEAISIVRKQKHILYIEKDINDDLQDEPEDIETQNHLLDIPIEELLSEMPLGYKLVFNLYVFEEKKHSEIAEILNIKEGTSKSQFNKAKKWLKEFITQKQSYGK from the coding sequence GTGATTTCAAAAGAGACTTTTGATTTATTAAAACAAAATAACCGACTCGCACAAAAGCAAGTTTATGATGCTTTTTCGGGTAAAATGTTAGCCATAGCAAAATCTTACACTAACAATTTATCCGATGCAGAAGATGCTTTATTAAAGGCTTTTTATACTGTTTTTACTAAAATAGATACTTGTAAAGGAGCAGAGTTTTTCATCTTTTGGTTAAGAAGAATTGTTATAAACGAAGCCATTAGTATCGTACGAAAACAGAAGCACATTTTATACATAGAAAAAGACATAAATGATGACCTACAAGACGAACCAGAAGATATAGAAACACAAAATCATTTATTGGATATTCCGATAGAAGAGTTGTTATCAGAAATGCCCTTGGGCTATAAACTTGTGTTTAACCTGTATGTATTTGAAGAAAAAAAACACTCTGAAATTGCAGAAATACTCAATATAAAAGAAGGAACTAGCAAAAGTCAATTTAATAAAGCTAAAAAGTGGCTCAAAGAATTCATCACTCAAAAACAATCTTATGGAAAATAA
- a CDS encoding S8 family serine peptidase — MKKIMIAALFLAGLNLTLAQEKRDKDAETWYHKDFSTTNVYGVNTNNAYKFLESKGLKPKTVVVGVLDSGVEVDHPGLAKNMWKNPNEIPNNGIDDDGNGYIDDIHGWNFMGGKTADVGVDNLEVTRVVKKYKPIFEGDDSSKNKANQAQMPEEFEMYMKSKEIFNKKGIEAQQSFQYYSQFKSRISAIAKVLGDKTLTAENLATIKPTSQEEAMYLQILNQMAASKEMQGKTSKEVEETLSKEINDALKHFETQATKQYNLDFDTRQEIVGDNYEDYSEKYYGNNHYEGPDAQHGTHVAGIIAGYPHGKEVQYGVASKVAKIMTVRAVPDGDERDKDVANAIRYAVDNGAKILNMSFGKPVSPGKKYVWEAFKYAQEKGVLLVKAAGNENENIEENVYYPTNFYKPTDEKPFINNMIVVGASTNDNEFLRAGFSNYNGKMVDVFAPGDKIYSTVPDGKYEYLQGTSMASPVVAGAAAVLLAYMPNLTPEQIIESLVKTANKSTVNAMTNSNTNNRFDLISRGGGVIDTYKAAEYAYNNFYKATQKSETPKASKTTIKKKVRK; from the coding sequence ATGAAGAAAATAATGATTGCTGCTTTATTTCTAGCAGGACTGAATTTAACTTTAGCACAAGAAAAAAGAGATAAAGACGCAGAAACTTGGTATCACAAAGATTTCTCCACAACTAATGTTTATGGAGTAAATACCAACAATGCCTATAAATTTTTAGAATCTAAAGGTCTAAAGCCTAAAACTGTAGTCGTAGGTGTATTAGATAGCGGTGTAGAAGTAGACCACCCAGGATTGGCAAAAAATATGTGGAAAAACCCTAACGAAATTCCTAATAACGGAATAGATGATGATGGTAATGGTTACATAGACGATATCCACGGTTGGAATTTTATGGGAGGAAAGACAGCCGATGTAGGTGTAGATAATCTAGAAGTAACTAGAGTAGTTAAGAAATACAAACCTATCTTTGAAGGTGATGACTCTTCTAAAAACAAAGCTAATCAAGCTCAAATGCCTGAAGAGTTTGAAATGTATATGAAATCCAAAGAGATTTTCAATAAAAAAGGGATTGAAGCTCAACAAAGTTTCCAATACTACTCTCAGTTTAAATCTAGAATTTCTGCCATTGCTAAAGTTTTAGGAGATAAAACTCTAACTGCAGAAAATTTAGCAACTATAAAGCCTACTTCTCAAGAGGAAGCAATGTATTTACAGATACTCAACCAAATGGCAGCATCTAAAGAAATGCAAGGCAAAACTTCTAAAGAGGTAGAAGAAACTTTAAGCAAAGAGATTAACGATGCTTTAAAGCATTTTGAAACGCAGGCCACCAAGCAATATAATCTAGATTTTGATACAAGACAAGAAATCGTAGGAGATAATTACGAGGATTATTCTGAAAAATACTATGGTAACAACCATTACGAAGGTCCAGATGCTCAGCACGGAACTCACGTGGCTGGTATTATTGCTGGATATCCTCATGGTAAAGAAGTGCAGTATGGTGTAGCATCTAAGGTAGCTAAGATAATGACCGTAAGAGCGGTACCAGACGGTGACGAAAGAGATAAAGATGTGGCTAACGCTATTAGATATGCCGTAGATAATGGAGCTAAAATCTTAAACATGAGCTTTGGGAAACCTGTTTCTCCAGGTAAAAAATATGTTTGGGAAGCCTTTAAATACGCTCAAGAAAAAGGAGTACTCCTTGTAAAAGCAGCGGGTAACGAAAACGAAAACATAGAAGAAAATGTGTACTATCCTACTAACTTTTACAAACCAACTGATGAAAAACCTTTCATAAATAATATGATAGTGGTGGGAGCCAGTACAAATGATAATGAGTTTCTAAGAGCTGGTTTCTCTAACTATAATGGCAAAATGGTAGATGTATTTGCTCCTGGAGATAAAATCTACTCTACCGTTCCAGATGGTAAATACGAATACCTACAAGGTACTTCTATGGCTTCGCCGGTAGTAGCAGGTGCAGCTGCGGTGCTTTTAGCTTATATGCCTAACCTTACTCCAGAGCAGATTATAGAGTCATTAGTAAAAACGGCTAATAAATCTACTGTAAATGCTATGACTAACTCTAATACTAACAACCGTTTTGATTTAATTTCTAGAGGTGGTGGTGTTATAGATACTTACAAAGCAGCAGAATATGCTTACAATAATTTCTACAAAGCCACTCAGAAGTCAGAAACTCCAAAGGCAAGTAAAACAACTATAAAAAAGAAAGTGAGAAAATAA